The Aspergillus oryzae RIB40 DNA, chromosome 5 genome segment AGTTGAATAGAATAATATACTATTTGATATCCTTTTGAGCTCTATATAATATACCTAAACATAGAAACTATAAAGTGTTGACTCCTCAGATTTAAGCTTGTCTATATAAAGCTTTATTCTATTGGCTGGGAATAGAGTTGTTAACGGGGCGGAGAGTATTGAACTTTTCAGTGCTATGTTAAAGCACATGTACTGTCTATCAGCAGGTACCTGCTACTGGAAGATTCGTTGTAATTCGTTCACTCTCATTTAGCCTTTGTTTGTATTCTCATTCATTCCCATGGACCTGCCTGGTGGCCCTCTTCCAGTGAGTAATATGAACGCATCTTGCATGTATGTAAACAATGAAGTGAATGCCATAAAGGACGGAGTGCAGGTATACCTGACATTTATCGTAAGACCCATGAACATGGAGATCTATCCGCTAACTACTGGAATATACTGCATTGATGTATGTCGATCTAACAGCAATGTAGGGCTCATATTCACCCAAGCTCTTTTCCCCGCTCTGCCCCGCAATGGATGGAAAAGCATATATCCACCATCAGAGCGAACAGCAAGATTTCTCTGAGGACATCAATACTCTCACAATCCCCTCAATAACCTCTTACCAAGGTCGATATTCCCGGATCCACCGTCACCACCTCATATCACACCATGTCCAAGCGAATAATCGTAACCGGCGGCTCCGGCAAAGCAGGCCAATATGTcattcaccatcttctaGCCCAGGGCTACTCCATCCTGAACCTCGACCTGAACCCGctcccaccaccactaaACGAAAAAGTCCACACTTTGAAGGTAGACCTCACAGACAATGGCCAAGTCCACGGCGCCCTCCTTTCACACTTCCGCCTCACCGAACCGTTTCGCGAACCCCATCAGCAAGTCCCCGACGCCGTCATCCATCTGGCCGGATACGCGCGCAACATGATCGTCCCTGATACAGAGACATACCGAGTCAATGTACTCTCATTTTACAACGTGATCGAAGCGGCCTGCCGGATCGGCgtgaagaagatcgtccTGGCGAGCTCCATAACCGTGTACGGTGTTACCTATGCAGAAGGGGATGTCGATTATCCATCTTTTCccgtggatgaggatgttgatgcGAATCCGATGGATGTGTATGCTTTGTCTAAGGTCTGTGGGGAGCGTACGGCTCGGAGCTTTGCGCGACGGTTTGGCAATGATATTTATGTCATGCGATTAGGAGCGGTGGTTGGCCCGGATGAATTCCAAGAGAAGTTCGATGGATATGTGGAGAGGCCGGAGGAGTATAAAGTGCATGGGTGGGCATATACAGATGCAAGAGATATTGGACTGATGTTTGAAAGATGTCTGGTGACGGATGGGCTAGGGTTTGAGATTTTTAATGCGGTCAATGATGATATTACTAATTTCGCCGAGTCGACTATGGCGTTCTTAGAGAAGATGTGTCCGAACATACCGATTACGAGGCAGATGGAGGCTAGGGAGGCTCCGGTCACGAATAGGAAGTTGAAGCGGGTGTTGGGCTTCAAACAAACGTGTCACTGGCAGGACTTGTACATAACAGCGGGCAATCGATAAGGCACTGTGTTGAGAATGAATACATGCTACATAGGGTAGCCTGAAGAGAATCTTTATAATATTGGAACCTAGCTGATTGGGTGGTTGATGAAGAATTTCGGACACTTGGTGGTGATAATGTGGTTACTCCTTCACACTCACCAAAAGCAGTGGTATCCGGCAGAGGGAAGCCACGGTGGCTCATAAAAGCCCGGTGACTATAATTAAATGCGTATTGTAAGGGAGTAAACGCAGCTCAGTGCCCTTGATTTCTAAGCAGAACGATCGTGCAAGATTTCCCGGTTAGATTAAACCTTCAGTTTGATTTATAATAGAGCAATTCTATCCGAGCCCCGATATTTTCGGCGTGTATATAGTGTTGAGGaattcctcttccacttAAAATGTACCATGGACTTAGAAGACCTGGAGCACATCTTACAATTACGGTGAAAATAATCACAAATTAACAGAACATGTCTCCTATCCGAGTCGGTTTGATCGGACTGCCTAGTGCTTCGGGAGAGAATTATGAGGGCACTTCGTGGTCTGTTAACGCCCACTTGCCCTTCCTCACCAAGTCTCCCAATTTTGAAATTGTTGCGCTGCTGAATAGCTCCGTGGAGTCTGCACAAACGGCAATCCAGAAATATGGCCTACCGAACGAAACCAAGGCTTACGGTGACCCGCAAGGTCAGTCCCTAATACACGTGTAGTGAGAAAATACTCATGGTGACAATAGATCTCGCCAACGACCCTGATGTGGACCTCGTGGTCTGCAGTGTCCGCGTTGACCGACACTTTCTGACTGTGCGTCCTAGCCTCATCGCTGGCAAGGCAGTTTATGTCGAATGGCCACTAGACCGTAATCTCGAGGTGGCCCAAGAGATGGCTACTCTAGCGACAAAGCATAATGCGCGTACCATCGTAGGCATACAGGGCGCCTTTTCGCCGATTATTCGTAAGATGCGATCTGTTATCGAAAGCGGGGAGATAGGACGCGTCCTGGCTAGTACGATCACCGGATCATTTGGCAATAACGTTGATGCAGAGAGCAAGAACGTACGGTACTTTCTTGACCGGGAtattggaggaaatccgaTTACTATCCATGTTGGTCACAGCTTGGAGTACATTGCTGCCGGTGAGTAGCCCGAAGGACATGTTTTGGCTGGATATTAATACGGTTTCCAGTCCTCGGGGAATTCAAAACTCTCAGGAGCTTTTCGTCAATCAGCCGACCGACGATAGATATCAAGGACTACAGCGTTGGAGACACCGGCAAGGTCGTCGAAGCGGGCGCTCGCAATACTGTCCCGGATCAGATTCTCGCTTATGGCACCGTTGAGCCTTCCGATGCAGCAGTTACTGTCAAATTCCATGCTGGAAAGGAGTTTCCAGGCCAGCCTCGACTAGACTGGCGtattcaaggagaaaagggtTGGCTGCGGTTGGCCTCCCCGTTGGTGTCTTTGAATGTCGGCGGCCCGGGAATTAAATTGGAGATCGCGAGAAATGAGACGAACACGGTAGAGGAGATACTACCGGAGGCAGATGAGTGGGATGAGCTACCCGTACCGGCTCAGAATATTGCCCGTCTGTATGAAGCCTATCGCAAGAATGAGTGGCATCCCACTTTTGACTGGGCGTTAAAGAGGCATGAGGCGCTCGATAGGATTTGGAAGGAGTTTGATGCAGAGAGCCATTAGGCTAGGCAGGAATGAAGGCGGAAGAGATAGAATAGTTTGCCAATGTCTGAGGTACTCATCCTGCACTACTCCAAGTTGAATAGCGAGATTTATACGAGATAGCTCTGATGAATGAAGTGTGGTCATATTATCGCGTCAAGGTAACCAGAAATGGAACTGATATTGAGTCTGGACTGTTGGGGTCAACTCCAAGGCCCCGCAATTGCcgtaaatataaaaaaacaaataacaATCCTTCTATTGGTGATTCTTATCACGACAGCGATAAAATACCGCTGCCTTTTGAAAATTACGGAGATCTGCGCGTTATTCCTTGGAAGGTTTCTGACACCATTGGCTCCGGCGATGATGTGACGCCGCTACCCGGCAAGCCTGCCAAAATGCAACACCAAACATCATATCGCAGAGTGGCTGTCGATGGCGTGCATGTGGTCTATAATTAGTGCTCTCATTGAGGGGTATCCCGGGATTCGAGCCCCGCGATGATGAGCGCAATTAAGCTCCAACTCGCGCAACATCACCTCGGCTACGATATTTAAACACGCAGTTGGAGACTCATGCCCTCCTAATCAGCTTATTGTAGAGGATCAACATACCATCATGGCTGCGGTTGAAGTATCTGTTGTATCGGATAGGAATATCCCATTGCTAAACGGCCACGCGCAAAGTCACACGCCGGTCGCTGTTTCGACAGATATCAAAGGGCCGGTCGCGTCCACTGTCATagagaaaacagaagaggTTGCTCCGCAAGGAAGGCCTGCTTTTGAGCTAGAGGATCATCCAATTGATGAAGTTCGAAATATCAAAGTTGGTGTCATCGGTGCCGGCATAGGTGGTATTACTGCTGGCATTCTCTTGCCGGCTAAGTTACCAGGCCTTGACCTCCGGATCTTCGATAAGAATGCGGATGTGGTAGGTATTTTTATACCCTCGTGTAGTAAAGTGTGAGAAGTATTGACTAGTGTCAGGGAGGCACATGGTACGAAAACACATATCCTGGTGTACGATGCGATGTGCCAGCGCATGTATACCAGTCTGGATTTGCACCTAATACGCAGTGGACGGAGGAGTTTGCACAGGGACACGAAATTCGGGATTACTGGCAAGGGCTTGCCCGCAAGTACCAGGTCTACAAATATATACGGCTGCAACACAAGGTAGAAGAAGCCATATGGGTTCCTGAAACAGGAAAATGGCGTGTCACCGTCCGGGATATCGGCATAGGAAGGGTACAAACGCTTCTTCACAACCCTCACTAAAGTAATAACACTGACTGGAACTAGGTATATGTGGAACATCTTGACGTTCTGATTAATGCGATCGGTCACTTCAACGATTGGCAACTACCCAACTATCCCGGCATTGATCAATACACGGGTACcattttccattcctcccaCTGGGATCATGACGCCGAcctgaaaggaaagagaatTGCTCTTATTGGCAATGGGGCGTCCGGTCTCCAGGTTCTGCCTTCGATCCAGCCGGTTGCACAGCATGTCGATCACTATGCGCGTAACCGTACCTGGGTCGCAGACTCCTTTGGCACGACTGGTGTGCGCCGACTTGAACCGAACTTGTTCTCTCGCGAACAGCTCGAATCGTTCAAAGACCCTGATACATATATCAAATATCGCAAGAGTGTGGAAGAAGGATACTTCTCACGTTTTGGTGCAATCTTCAAGGACTCGCCGGAGAATCAGGCACAGCGAGACACGTGGACGCAATTAATGCTTCAGCGTATTACTGAGAAACCCGAACTGGCAGATAAGATTCTACCTGAGTTTCCGCCAAACTGTCGACGAGCTACACCAGGGCCTGGTTATTTAGAAGCCTTGACCAAAGATAACGTGAGCTACATACAGACGCCTATCGAACGATTCACAGCGACAGGTATCGTGACAGCAGATGGTGTTGAAAGGCCTGTCGATGTCGTGATTTGCGCCACCGGAGCCAATGTTGACCATGCGCCTCCATTCTCAATCATTGCGAATGGAATCGATCTCAAGAAAGCCTGGAAGCACGATGGTTTGTGGGGATTCCCCTACAACTACCTTGGTATCGCAACACCAGGCTTTCCGAATCTTCTTTGGATCGGTGGTCCGCATGCCACAGGCCACAGTGGAAGTGTTCCGAATAGTATGGAGAACCTGGTGACTTATATCGCCAAGGTCTTGCGAAAGATCCGCAGCCAGGGAATCAAGTCGATGGCTCCATCTAAGCAAGCCACTGACGATTTTGTTGAGTACTCTGACACATTCTACCCTCGCACCGTATGGACGGGCAACGACGACTCGACCCCTGGGCAGAAGAACTGTCGGTCTTGGTATAACGGTGGCCGTCCCGGTGGACGAATCCATGGTCTGTTCCCTGGAAGCGCTGCCACATTGAACTATATCCGACGGGAGCCACGATGGGAGGATTGGGAGTACGCATATACCAACCCGAGCGGCAATCGATTCGCGTATTTCGGCAATGGCTGgaccagaagagaaaagtattTGGACGCAGATTTAGTGCCACATGTGAAGCGACCTGATACAATAGATCTTACTACGTATATGGAAGGTTGGTGGGATGTTTGATTGTTTACGATGAATTAGCCCTAGTCAATCTTGCTTAGAATATGCTATACCAGTGTGCTATACGAAAGTTCCCTTCTACTACATTTACCTTGACCTAAAGAGTCCCTACGTTGCTGATAATTTGTTTTACTGATGACGCAGTTAAGTCGCGTCGCTTGAGTCACTCCATAACATCATCTTGACAAGTAGACTCAAATAATGGTATCcattttttctcttttattcgGTTGCTCAGGGTGTCTCATTTTATGGTTCTCTTTATCGTGTCGCCGAGGAGAACCTGCTCTCCATAACCTTTGTCTTCGCGATCCTATAATTCACACTTCTATGACCATTCTATATAACAGCGACATAGACCGGGAAAGTACCGGTCTTGTGCTAAACCATTTCCTCACACCTTTAATGAAGACAAAATACTCAATCAGGACGACTGCTAGCATGTTGCACTGGTATTCGCTAGTTCGAGAACTACGTCTGGCGATCCTAGGGATACTCATACGGCAGAAATATGGCTTGGCTCCTTACGCCACGGTCTGAAAGGAATGGCAGGCCGcaatagagaagaaaatattcCGCCGACTGAAGCTGCAACCCTCATGTCTACATGAATACGAATCCATGGTTCGCCGACGACGGAGTGTCGTGAAACATATCTGGTTAGATATACAGCTTCGTTCATACAGCTGTCGAAGTTGTCAAGATTTAGAGTCATGTTCATGGACATCAAGCAACAATCTCATGATCCGACGAGCGATCACGAAGCTATTTTCTATATTAAGCACCTGGGATCTAGTGACCATGGTCTGTCACTAGAGCTCAGCGCACAATCCCCCAGCGATTCAGAACACTGGTTTAAGACCAGTTATCTCGGGGCCGATGGCGAGAATAGAAATGACGGAACGGGAGTTTATGGGAAGAAAGCTGCATGCACCATTCATGATCCGAAGCACGAATGGGTTGACGGCCGGCAGGTGGCTGTGCCTGATGGATACGCTATGTTACGACTCTTCGAGAAGATTGACTTGAGATTCAAAGAGGAGCTTCCCGAGGTCCACGCAGTCACCAAACTTGTACTGCGTCGGCAATGCCGTCGTCGTTTTGTGCCTAGAGCTCTGTGGGCTCTGTTGGACAAGCTTCCTCGACTGAAGCACATAGTATACGAGCCATGGAGAGTATTGGACAGAACAGTTCAGGAACTACAGTATGATACAGGTAACGGACTATGTTGCTTGCCCTTATTAAAGAGTCTGGACTAACCTCTACGTTATAGATTATAAAGGCATGATCGAAACGCACTTACCTAAAGGTGTCAAGAAAATATCACTATTTGAAGATTACAACGAGGGGTATGTGACACCAGTCCGACGAACAACATGCCTTCAACCAGACCTTGTCCGGATAGCACAACCTGCAGTTGGTGCTGCTTTGGCATACAGGAGCCTTGACGGCGAAGAGCTTTACGTTTCGTTTATGGTCGATGCTCAGCACTTCTTTGAAGCCCGTCAGCCGCCTTGGACTTGGACCAGTCTTCAGACTCTAGTGCTGACATCGCCGCTATTAGCTCCTGCAACAAATCACAGGAAAATCTCAGGCTTATTACAGGACGCTGGGGAAGCTGCCCTTAGGATGCCAAGGCTGCAAACTATGGCACTATGGAACGGTGGCAAGAGAGACGCGTGCGGATTCATGTTTCGTAAAGGGCGCAACAATCCAACAATTACTCTGCGGAGCACATGGGATATAAATCTGCAGCATAAGACAATCAAGGTCTGGAGGAGGGTAGCATCGCTAAACGGACTTCGGATTGAAATGAGAATGTTGCGTGGTGATATAATCAATTCCCATGGCGATGCTATCTATCACTTAGGCTTGAACCATGAAGTCATCGACCCAGTATCTTTATGGCAGATACGAAAGGAGGGAATAGGTCGAGGGTTACCATGAGAGGTTGACATATTCGGAGATATGTGGATTGTCTTGGTGCCACAGCGATCTGTTGGAACCTACTGCATGTAATTCTATTATTCATATCACCACATTCGGGTGGACCATGAGCTTGTATAAAGCAAGTTGCCCTcaatttcttgatattgtgcTTTTCTACTTAGACTGCATAATGCATTTTCACCAATTCATGTGTTCTTTTCTAACGCGTACTTTGGGGTCTCCTCTCCTGCATGCCAGACATACTTAGCCCCTGGGTGAGATTGAGGCAGTCGTGCCTGTCCCTTCTCCCCATACATGTTCTCGCGGAATGTGCCTCCCTTGACGGCATAATCCGTGTGGAAGATCCCTCGCTTTTGCAACTCTGGGATCAAATACTTTATAATATCATCAAAGGTCTCAGGGATTGAGGCATAGCTCAGATTGAACCCATCCACATCGCCAACTTCAACCCACCGCTCCAATTCATCCGCGACTGTCTTCGCGCTTCCAATAACCTTCGCCCCATTTCCTCCCATAATCAGATATTCGGAGATAGTTTTCTTGTCCCATTTCTTGCCCTCAGTCCCTGGTACTGTACTAGCCCAATGATTTACCATACTACGGATGGCAGGCTGCTCCACGAACCGGAAATCCTGGTTGTCCTCATATTTCGACAAGTCATAACCTGACCATCCACCGAAAAGAGCGAGAGCGCCCTCGGGATCTCCATACTGAGCCAGCTCAGCGAACTTCGCATGAGCCGCCTCATCAGTCTCGGCCACAATAGCCAGAATACCAGCCACAACCTTGATAGAAGCGGGATCCCGACCCTGTGCCTGCGCCTGCTGGCGAACATTATCGACGGACGGTCGCACTAGCTCGGGCTTTTGACCGTGTAAGAAAATAGCCTCGGCGTGCTTTGCCGCAAAGGCCTTGCCTGCGGTGGAGGTACCGGCTTGTAGCAGGAAAGGCGTGCGCTGCGGACTTGGCTCACACAGATGTGGTCCTGGGACATTGAAATATTTTCCTTCGTGATTAATCTGCCTGACAGCTTTGGGATCGGCATACCCGGCCACTCCATCCTTGACATTAACAGCATCGTCGCGCCAGGATCCCTCCCAGAGTTTGTATGTGACATCGAGGTATTCATCTGCAATACGATAGCGCTCGTCGTGCTCAACCTGCGTATTCAGGCCGAAATTACGCGCTGCGGAATCCAAGTACGAGGTCACAATATTCCATCCCACGCGACCGTTGGTCAAGTGGTCAACAGTTGAGAATCTTCGAGCGAGCGCATAGGGAGCATCGTAGGTCGTCGATGCCGTTACGCCGAACCCGATCGACTCGGTCGCAGCCGCCATCGCGGGAACACTGTACAGTGGGTCGTTGATGGGGAATTGCGCGCCCGCAGGGATGGTTGGATCGAGGTTGGCTGGACCTTTGTAGACATCATATCCTCCTAGCAcatcggcgaagaagatcGCGTGGAATTTGGCGGCCTCGAGCTTTTGTGCTAGGGTTACCCAGTGCTGGAGCGATTTGTAGGCGCCGCCTTGGTCCTTTGGGTAACGGTGGAGACCTGGGTTCAGGTGAGAGGGTGATTGCATGGCAAATGCATTGAGGATGAGTTGTTTCTTGGGTTTATCGATTGAACCCATGGTAGTTGCGATCTTTGTGGACTTTCTGCGTTATGGATAGGGTTCGATATGGGAGAGGGTTGAAGCAGTTGGCTGTGTGAGGCACATTGCTCATAGCAAGGTATCAGGGAATATATAGGGGTCTTCGAGGCCGATCCGGGTCGGCCACCTAGTCTGCGATCGCATTGATGTGTAAACCCAATTGCAAAAAGCTCATTGTTCAATCAGCtcagcttcagcttctctcGTATCCCACAAGGCGACCCAAGGTAATTGGCTTAGGGCTCCGACGCGACCCCAGTACGATTACCGACTGCAACGATAATGCCCCATATACGGATTCTCGTGTGGCCCGAATGTTTTACAAAGTTGAAAGAGAACATCCGAGTTGGAGTATTATTCCCATTGATAGCTGGTACTCCAACGGGGTCTGGATCTTCCATCATCCATGCCGAGAGTGTCGCAATCGGCGATCCGAGGCACGTCTTTGCCGCCGCTTATTCGTCCACCATCACGCAAGGAGCCAAGGGATCCTCCATGGTATTTCAAGAGAGACCTTCTCTGTGAGGGGTAATTATCATTACTGTAAGCGGGGTGTCTGTGGATTTGCTGTTTGAAGGTGGATGTCGCACCCACATGCCCGGACTCTAGTTATATACCGCGTTGACAATTCTACTTGTAGTTAGTCGGAGTACAATGATTATTATAGTTCGTACTTTGTAGTGTTTCTTGATTTTGAGCATTAGACATGAAGTGCTAAGATTTCTTCAAATGCATTCTATTATAAGGCATCTAATGAACATATTTCCGGCGTCTAACATAATAGTAATCAAGTATAGCAATATATACTATCCCGCAAGATCAACGACAATCCGCTTCCCCGACGCTGTACCTTGTCGAAGCAGTTCTAACGACGCATTAACATTACCCAAGCCTCCGTCCGTGCGAATAATCTCTGGTAGTTGTAGAGCGCCCGAATGTAATAGATCCTCCAGCCAGGAGACCATCCGCTCCCCCACCTGCGGCGACGTATGGAACAATTTAATCGGAACTGTATGGTAGATGACATTGGAGCCTCTATCCTTGGGGAGACCTGTTAGGCCCAGGAGATGAGCGTGCGACCCGTCTTCGCGGACAGCATCGTCAAGCGTTTGTTGAAGTAGAGTTGCAGTGTCTTTGCCGACGATGTCAATGGCATATCGGAGCTTTCCCTTTGTCAATCCTTTGATGATGTCGACTGCGCGCTGGGTGTCGTGTCGGTCCACTAGAGCATCGGCCCCTAGATCAACCAGTCTCGCACCGTGACGGGCAATATCTGCCACGCAGATCACTTTCAGCCCAGCTAGCTTAGCAAGTTGTAACGTGATGTATCCAGTGGTGGTAGAGGCTAGATGAGTCAGTCTAAAATGACTCCGTCTGAAAGGAATGGGGAAAACTCACCTCCCCAGATGGCGATCCAGTCACCGGGCTTGACCTTTTCAATCTTGGAGAGACCAGAATAACACTCATCTCTGATATCAGCTGGGATAGTATCAGTATCTAACTGGCGAACCACTTCTGTGAGATCCGGTCCCGGGCATGCCGACGCGTGGGAGAAGTCTAATCCAAGTGAGACGCCCAAGGCAAGGGCAGACGCCACATAAGCAACGCCTAAGGAGGCGGAAGCGTGGATACTTTGGGTTGGTGGGATGCGTGCAGCATTGAAATGCGTCGCGATAGCATATTCCTGGAACGCCGCCTTTCGAATATCGCGATAGTCGGTGGACGGGACAAGAACTATGTCGCCCTCTTGTACTCGTGAGGACCTATCTGCCTTAACGACAACACCGGCTAAATCGCGCCCATTAACCCATGGTAGACTCGGAATGCCGAAATTGAAAGCTCTACATTGTGGTGATTAGTCGTGCTCTGGAGCCAATATTATAGGAATACTTACGGGCCCTTCCAGTCGATCGGATTCAAACCAATCGCCACAATCTAAGGTTTATCAGTACCTGCATGTCCAGCCCTGGAAAACTGATTGGAGTACCTTGACCAGGATCTCGTCcttgtttgatattgatggaATCGCATGATCGGTCACCAGTGTGTACTGTTCACGCGCAGCCTTCAACAAAAGGGCCCGCTGAGTGGCCCTTCCTAGCTGTGGTCTGATTTCCTCCTGCACATTAGGATTGGCAAAGGTAGGTTCCGAGCGCTGTTCCGGGTAAATCTCTTGATATGAAATAGTTTGCTGCTTCTCGCTCAGCGTAACGAGAGGCGCATATGTCGATACGGCGGTCATCTTCATGAATGCGGAAGAACTTTTTGGGGTAAGTACCGAGTGATGAATGTGTAAATTGTCACTTCCAGTCACATATATAGAGGTAGACCGGCTATCGGCACCGCACTCGACCAGCGTCTAGTAAGAGATAGAGGAGCCGATCCCAGCATTGGAGTCGCCACGCGAGACATAATGGATCCATCCATCCAAGTTACAGTATAGCCACGCCCTACGTATTTTTTAAAACCTGCCTTGATCTTTGTTTGTCTCCTTGGGGGATGATTTCTAATATTTGGGCATTGCGAATCGCGGGGTTGATATGACGTGATGCATGGTTATCAGGAGGGAATATTGTGGAGGATCTTGGCTGTCATCCCTTTGCAGCTCGGTAGATGAATATTGTTCAGGTATTAGCCGTAGATCACTGTTGCAGATGGGCCTTTCATTTATATCCAGCTGCTCTACTAGTCCTATATGAATATGTCATCCCCGGTTAGGGTTCTTAATGCTACCATGCGTCGTACGCAGTTCAACATCATGGGCAAAGTTATAACTTTGGCGATTACATTGAGCCAATAGAAATGTCCGATGATGTGATTCAGGGCAGTGATTGAGGAATAATCACGACCACGTCGTTAATAATACATGTTTTGCGATAATCTCAAAGGTTCACCGGGTATGATCACCGAGATTGATCATTCACAATTAAATCATAGTGCGTTTAGAATTATCAGGCTAAATCCAGTACTACGTATAATAAAGTAGAGGGTCCTGATGGCCCCTATGTGGAGTAAGTCCATACCAAGGGATATTGTAGGTTTATCATCAGTGCTGGCCGTTAGGCTTCAAGTCCAATTGCAAAGTTGGCTGTTTGACAGTTAATCAGCTCCCTCACTGGATTCCGCATGCTGACCAATGCCGCCGGCCTCCGAGGGCTGTGATGTGTCTGATCTATTGATAATGTCGACCACTCAGCATTCCAGGAACCGCACACATAACTCCTGACCTGAATGACGTGCCTGGGAATCATGGAGGGTGACCTCCATATCAGTGCCGGCTCTGCTGACCTGAATGATATCTGTTAACATGCTGAATACCTTGCGCTTGTCTTGATCTTAGTTTTTACCTAAGCCCAGTGACTAGAATCGCCTGAACAGTTAGGGAAGTGATATCAACTGTGCCAGACATACCTGGTCCTGAAGCAAGGGGTTGGGACTTGAATTAAACAACAACAACGGGTGCTTTACGAGCTCTGTTATCGGAATGAGCAACACAGAAATAGAGCCCTTGTTGGACTCTGCTGCTCCTGGTTACGACACGGTACATGACCCAAGTTATGATTCTCCCCCTGATGCGCTACACTCGGGCTTCCAAAACAAATTGCCTGAGGCGCCCTCCCATCGGAAAGCGCTCAACTGGTCCAGTGCATATATACTTGTCATTTCGCGTGTCATCGGGAGTGGCGTGTTTGCGACCCCGGGGTCGATCGTCAAGTCGACGGGAAGTATTGGACTGACGTTATTATTATGGCTTGTCGGAACCATCTTAGCGGCCTGTGGAATGGCTGTATCAATGGAATTTGGATGTATGCTGCCTCGCTCCGGTGGGGATAAGGTAAATCGGTGTTCTATTTTATGCTTTTCTCCACTTCGCATTGGTTGCAGATCTGAATGTTTGTTAACTCTCTAAAGGTATACTTGGAGTACGCTTATCGAAGGCCTAAGTTTCTCGCATCTACTCTCATCGCTGTACAAGCAGTACTATTAGGCTTCAC includes the following:
- a CDS encoding NAD-dependent epimerase/dehydratase family protein (nucleoside-diphosphate-sugar epimerases); the encoded protein is MSKRIIVTGGSGKAGQYVIHHLLAQGYSILNLDLNPLPPPLNEKVHTLKVDLTDNGQVHGALLSHFRLTEPFREPHQQVPDAVIHLAGYARNMIVPDTETYRVNVLSFYNVIEAACRIGVKKIVLASSITVYGVTYAEGDVDYPSFPVDEDVDANPMDVYALSKVCGERTARSFARRFGNDIYVMRLGAVVGPDEFQEKFDGYVERPEEYKVHGWAYTDARDIGLMFERCLVTDGLGFEIFNAVNDDITNFAESTMAFLEKMCPNIPITRQMEAREAPVTNRKLKRVLGFKQTCHWQDLYITAGNR
- a CDS encoding uncharacterized protein (predicted dehydrogenases and related proteins) produces the protein MSPIRVGLIGLPSASGENYEGTSWSVNAHLPFLTKSPNFEIVALLNSSVESAQTAIQKYGLPNETKAYGDPQDLANDPDVDLVVCSVRVDRHFLTVRPSLIAGKAVYVEWPLDRNLEVAQEMATLATKHNARTIVGIQGAFSPIIRKMRSVIESGEIGRVLASTITGSFGNNVDAESKNVRYFLDRDIGGNPITIHVGHSLEYIAAVLGEFKTLRSFSSISRPTIDIKDYSVGDTGKVVEAGARNTVPDQILAYGTVEPSDAAVTVKFHAGKEFPGQPRLDWRIQGEKGWLRLASPLVSLNVGGPGIKLEIARNETNTVEEILPEADEWDELPVPAQNIARLYEAYRKNEWHPTFDWALKRHEALDRIWKEFDAESH
- a CDS encoding flavin-containing monooxygenase (predicted flavoprotein involved in K+ transport) — protein: MAAVEVSVVSDRNIPLLNGHAQSHTPVAVSTDIKGPVASTVIEKTEEVAPQGRPAFELEDHPIDEVRNIKVGVIGAGIGGITAGILLPAKLPGLDLRIFDKNADVGGTWYENTYPGVRCDVPAHVYQSGFAPNTQWTEEFAQGHEIRDYWQGLARKYQVYKYIRLQHKVEEAIWVPETGKWRVTVRDIGIGRVYVEHLDVLINAIGHFNDWQLPNYPGIDQYTGTIFHSSHWDHDADLKGKRIALIGNGASGLQVLPSIQPVAQHVDHYARNRTWVADSFGTTGVRRLEPNLFSREQLESFKDPDTYIKYRKSVEEGYFSRFGAIFKDSPENQAQRDTWTQLMLQRITEKPELADKILPEFPPNCRRATPGPGYLEALTKDNVSYIQTPIERFTATGIVTADGVERPVDVVICATGANVDHAPPFSIIANGIDLKKAWKHDGLWGFPYNYLGIATPGFPNLLWIGGPHATGHSGSVPNSMENLVTYIAKVLRKIRSQGIKSMAPSKQATDDFVEYSDTFYPRTVWTGNDDSTPGQKNCRSWYNGGRPGGRIHGLFPGSAATLNYIRREPRWEDWEYAYTNPSGNRFAYFGNGWTRREKYLDADLVPHVKRPDTIDLTTYMEGWWDV
- a CDS encoding LLM class flavin-dependent oxidoreductase (coenzyme F420-dependent N5,N10-methylene tetrahydromethanopterin reductase and related flavin-dependent oxidoreductases); translation: MGSIDKPKKQLILNAFAMQSPSHLNPGLHRYPKDQGGAYKSLQHWVTLAQKLEAAKFHAIFFADVLGGYDVYKGPANLDPTIPAGAQFPINDPLYSVPAMAAATESIGFGVTASTTYDAPYALARRFSTVDHLTNGRVGWNIVTSYLDSAARNFGLNTQVEHDERYRIADEYLDVTYKLWEGSWRDDAVNVKDGVAGYADPKAVRQINHEGKYFNVPGPHLCEPSPQRTPFLLQAGTSTAGKAFAAKHAEAIFLHGQKPELVRPSVDNVRQQAQAQGRDPASIKVVAGILAIVAETDEAAHAKFAELAQYGDPEGALALFGGWSGYDLSKYEDNQDFRFVEQPAIRSMVNHWASTVPGTEGKKWDKKTISEYLIMGGNGAKVIGSAKTVADELERWVEVGDVDGFNLSYASIPETFDDIIKYLIPELQKRGIFHTDYAVKGGTFRENMYGEKGQARLPQSHPGAKYVWHAGEETPKYALEKNT